A DNA window from Ficedula albicollis isolate OC2 chromosome 28, FicAlb1.5, whole genome shotgun sequence contains the following coding sequences:
- the F2RL3 gene encoding proteinase-activated receptor 4 — MRKQGRCCCCSHTALALCCGSSPCTGMGTLGTRVLLCCALWGLCLALDYDDYSQNSTGEQPSAPEVTPCPRAIPGDQARVNNVTYLLVPAGTRAQLGSAVTVRLIPGLYSLVLALGLPANALALRALAAAERRAATVFLMNLASADLLLTAVLPFKISYYFLGNHWPFGEALCRLTTALFYGNMYCSVLLLTCISVDRYLAVAHPFSSRAFRTPSLAAATCGMVWLCSAALTLPLALQRQSYPLLGAGLTLCHDVLPRQDDESFYFHYFVALIACAFLLPLLLLALSSGAVLRVLLRRGRRYSHAAKLTALVFVTLVLFYAPSNVLLLLHYSSPCSRLHGRLYLSYMVSLALSTCNSCADPFVYYYVSEDFREKVKGRVFGGSKKTSTSLKTSKETLPRSKHSLV; from the exons atgcgTAAGCAGggtcgctgctgctgctgctcccacacagccctggcactgtgctgtggcagcagcccctgcacgGGCATGGGCACCCTTGGCACCagggtcctgctctgctgtgccctctgGGGACTCTGCCTGGCCTTGGACTACGATG ATTACTCTCAGAACAGCACCGGCGAGCAGCCCAGCGCCCCAGAGGTCACCCCGTGTCCCCGAGCCATCCCTGGGGACCAGGCCAGGGTGAACAACGTCACGTACCTGCTGGTCCCCGCGGGCACGCGGGCGCAGCTGGGCAGCGCGGTCACCGTGCGCCTCATCCCCGGCCTCTACAGCCTGGTGCTGGCGCTGGGGCTGCCGGCCAACGCGCTGGCGCTCCGGGCGCTGGCCGCCGCCGAGCGCCGCGCCGCCACCGTCTTCCTGATGAACCTGGCCAGCGCCGACCTGCTGCTCACCGCCGTGCTGCCCTTCAAGATCTCCTACTACTTCCTGGGCAACCACTGGCCCTTCGGGGAAGCGCTGTGCCGCCTCACCACGGCCCTGTTCTACGGGAACATGTACTGCTccgtgctgctgctcacctgcatCAGCGTGGATCGCTACCTGGCCGTGGCTCACCCCTTCTCGTCCCGCGCCTTCCGCACGCCCTCGCTGGCCGCGGCCACCTGCGGGATGGTGTGGCTGTGCTCCGCGGCCCTGACGCTGCCGCTGGCGCTGCAGCGGCAGTCCTACCCCCTGCTCGGCGCGGGCCTCACGCTGTGCCACGACGTGCTGCCCCGGCAGGACGACGAAAGCTTTTACTTCCACTACTTCGTGGCCCTGATCGCCTGCGCCTtcctgctgccgctgctgctgctggcgctGAGCTCGGGCGCGGTGCTGCGCGTCCTGCTGCGCCGCGGCCGCCGCTACTCGCACGCCGCCAAGCTCACGGCGCTGGTGTTCGTCACCCTGGTGCTGTTCTACGCCCCCAGCAAcgtcctgctgctgctgcactacTCCAGCCCCTGCTCGCGGCTGCACGGCCGCCTGTACCTCAGCTACATGGTCAGCCTGGCCCTCAGCACCTGCAACAGCTGCGCCGACCCCTTCGTCTACTACTACGTGTCCGAGGATTTCCGTGAGAAGGTCAAGGGCAGGGTGTTCGGGGGCAGCAAGAAAACCAGCACGTCCCTAAAGACCTCCAAGGAAACGCTGCCCCGTTCCAAGCATTCGCTGGTGTGA